The nucleotide window AACATATGAATTCCTTACGCAGGCCGGAGTAGCTTGTGAAGCGAGGGTGTCTGTTTGGCACGACGGGGCTACACCCGTGTTCCTTGGCGAAGTGCGATTACAATTGCGGCAGCCCGCACCCGCTCCTCTTTGCGCATGGTAAGAATAAagcagttataaaaaatatcaattataaagtaaatatgtcAGACTAGCCAAAAGGTAACGTGGTTTCACTACACCCGATCATATTACAAGAACGTTTCGAGTTTTCATTAGATTCTAAAAGTATTCCTGCCGCAGGTTCTTCCTGACGTCGCGCGCGGGCGGCGCCCTGTCTCGCGGCGCCACCCCGCCAGGCACGCGCCTGTCGGCAGCGGGCAGTGCCACGCTGGGCTCACTGCGGCTGCTGCTGCAGTACACCGTCGACCACGTCTTCCCGCTGCACCACTACACACAACTGGAGGAACTATTCCTCAGGAGTGTCCATCAAAAGGTGAGAACGATTTATTTAGTCACCGATAATAGTTAgcttttttttcgaaaaaaaaaattcctattttatacaaagagtttatttatttaatcaaaataatcaacTTTCAGCCAATCACGACATCGGCTGTTTACATTCTCGGTGAGATAGTATCAAGCAAGACGGATGCGGCACAGCCATTGGTACGACTGTTCACACACCACGACCTTATCGTTCCCATCGTGAAGGAGCTCGCCGATGCAGAGATATCTGTCCTCACGTAAGTTTGGACATACGTTAATCATATACATATGCAATTAAGGGCTAAACGAATCGAGTAACACGAAAATCGTATCGGgctattaatttgaaaaaccaATTGAAGAGGCGTTACATATACACGCATACCGAACTTTaaccaattttatatacaaatacaaacatttttttttacaagagAACCGAAtacataaagaaattttaattttgtgaattcatttaaaatgtaattaaacgtCTTTTCCAAATATTGCGAAATAGTGTcgcatctttttttatatatataattatgccaaggttaatatttttcataaaacattGCCCAATACTTTTATAACGCTGTTCATACCCACGATCGTAAAAGAGTTATCGTCACAAGATAATCACTGTAGTTATTACAatctaaatacaaatacatttgtgAGAGCCCGTTCTCAGGTAAACTATCTTCTAATGACATATCATTAAGGGGCGATGTATATCTAGCaggataaataaactttaatgcCCATAATTATAATCATGAAGAAATTACGACAGCATTCACAATGCAATGTGACGCTTTTGTGAGAATTTTTAGAGCATTTTTGTTACAGCAATAATTACCTTGACCACTTTACCTTTTAACGATGTGTATTTCTTGTATGAATTTCGTATTTCGAATTATTGCTATATACAAGTACCTATAATGTatagtcaaatatataatagctgatatatatatttttacaatatgatTCAAACTATTTTATGTATCATTTTCATAATCAATAATAGTTCTTGTACTTTTAAACGGGCAACGAAAATATTATCCTTAAATTAATCGTATTCATAATACTGATATATTTGCTCAAGTAAAATGAACAAACAATCAATTTAGTTATTATACTTACAaagttttttacaattatttcatatttattcaaCGATATCTAGATATcttttttattcgaattttattataatataaagttactcCGATCCGATTACATCCGTCCGatcttatttgtaataatatgaaCATAATACATTaactaaatatgattttttcttATTCGTATAATTCGTCTGGTTTCCAGTGACGCGACGACCATCTTCCGCGGTAACACGCTGGTGTCGAAGATGATGGACGAGGCGATGCGGCTGACGGGCGCGTCGTACCTGCGCGGCGTGCTGCGGCCCACGCTGGCCGCCGTGCTGGCCGAGCGCCGGCCCTGCGAGATCGACCCCGCGCGCGTCAAGCCCGCCGCCGCCGTCGCCGCCAACCTCGCCAACCTCAAGGACTACGTCGAGCGGGTACTGTCTCCAACGCAAGAAACGGACTATCATATGATATTTCTTGCAAAGTCAGCCTATGggcaattcaatttatttgctttcaacctaatatattatacatgttaagtgattatatttttgacatgcaaatatttttactaaaattaactattaaaatatatattaaaaagcttATCCGTGTCGTTATAATATGTCGATGACTCATAgcggcaatgtaagcgatgggtaacatttcttacaatgcctatgcctatgggcattggtgacacTGGTACTATCAGGTCCATATGCTcattcgcctacctatactatagtGGCTAATCATGCGCACGCGCAGGTGTTCGCGGCGATCACGTCGTCGTACGCGCAGTGCCCGGCCGCCATGTGCCGCCTGTTCGACGCGCTGCGGCAGTGCGCCGCGCGACACTTCCCCGCCAACGCGGAGGTGCGCTACTCCGTCGTCTCCGGCTTCATCTTCTTGAGATTCTTCGCGCCCGCTATCCTCGGGCCGCGATTATTCGATCTCACCACCGAACAAATTGTAAGCTTTGTTGTTCTTTACAAGTAACATCACTATGTAAGACAATACCAACTAATGATGGACTTCAGCTTCTGTCTGGATGTTAAAATAAACTGGTATTAAATTCCATAaagcaggttttttttttaaattcgatgTGATTATTCAAATTCACTTTGACAATATTCTGTAATGAAAgatcaaattattattcttaaataagtAACGTGATTCCTTGTTTTTAGGATCCCCAAACAAATCGAACGTTGACACTAATCTCGAAGACGATTCAGTCGTTGGGCAACCTTGTGAGCAGCCGCTCGGCACAGCAGGTTTGCAAGGAGGAGTATATGGCCGAACTCTACCGCAGCTTTTGCACACCCAGACATGTTAGTATACTGTTATACTAATAAACGAACACTCTAACACAGTAactatcttatattttaaaattatatgttatattagtgCTAAATTGTAGAATAACTAAACTAAATAGGCCTTTAGTATgggaaatattatttatatcggtAATATATACCCTTAATGTTTGGGCTAGCTAGCAcgatactaattatatataatatttgttttgatctgtatttaaaaaaaaaaaacaagttagtACTATAATATTTTGCGACATCCAAAAATAGCCACATACGTCAAATATTAGTATGGTTAATTTGACGATATAAGAAACCatgaattaataacatttaaaatatctaaggGACAGAATTACGatcaaacctttttttttaaatttcgttaaATGTTCGCCTGCAGGTACAAGCAATAAAGCAGTTTTTGGAAATAATCTCTACAAGCTCAGACACGCAAAATAATAACGTGCAAGAGACACCCGTTCTACTAAAAGAGGGGTAAGCACTCAAGACACCATTATCACTTAATTCTCCCACTTAAATCGGCACTTTATTTTGTCTATGGATTTTTCTATAATCGAAATATTATCGTTTTGTTTATGCATCATTTGGAAAAGTTATGGGTATGTATCATTTAATTTCGATCATTTATTTTGCAAGGCGatatgttttatgaaatatttttattgttttgtcattaatattgatttcttttttgatttattcgcttcactttttattttacgtactttattatttttatgtaacgaTTGGTTTTAAATTCGCTttcttttcatattaaaaatgaatacaacaagaacataatataattgttaatatagaatatatttcgtattattttgatgtatatcggtatagtaatatataagtagGGTTAAGGGCAGTGCAATGAGTATAACGATGGGCTTGCGTACAGGACTATGATCAAGCGGTCGGAGGGCGTGCGCGGCGGTGCGGGCTCGCCGCGCCGGCGGTGGGCGCGCTCGGCGCATCCGCACTGTAAGCGGAGACATTTCAGACTCACtaggtaaattatatatttatcattttataattatataaacagatCACAATGTGTTACATATATCGCTATaagttcaataaattttattttacgtcataacgttttttttgtaatacttaTACCAAGCTATaccttttatatactataaaagaaTATCAGTTGACAGGtgccattttatataatataaatgtaagcaAATTCTCATATGTTCATAACAGTGGGGAGTTGTCGTGGTCACGCTGCGGTGCGAAGGGCTCGGGCGCGCACCGCCTGGCGCTGGCCGGCGTGCTCAGCGTGGCGCCCGTGGACTGCCCGCCCGCCGGCGCACCACTCGACGCCAACAACATCTTCCAAATAGGTGAGaaatacatacgtacatatgacatttgacaataattttttatacacataATAGACAAGcgcttgaccgttgacttgcctgatttTAAGCATAGTCACGGTCTAGGATGCGCGCCTTGCCAGAAGGAACCCGTTTACcatggatttgaagacaccaacattgtacctatcagactcaggcaaagcattcaaCAGATTCGCAGTGCGAATAATAAATGTGGATTCAAAGGGCTTCGCACGtagtttatttagttttattttctactattatataaagtatatatgtattaataaaagtaaaatgaaaatagtaaatttagtattatataacttaaatattattattaaagcaatataaataatcgaatcaaattaaataatgtacgtTATATGATATCCGTCAGTGCACCGCGAGCGCGTGCTGTTCGTGCAGGCGAGTAATTGTGTGGAACGCGCCGAGTGGCTGCGGCTACTGTCCGCGTTGTGCCGCCGCTCACCCGCTACGCTCCATGCCGGATACTATGCTGACTCCAAGTGGACATGGTAATATCACATGAATCGAAAAGGCAATAGCAACTAATtcgtaaaacaatatttaattaatactctaaactaaagaacaaaaaacaaattacactgaatgttcttttaaataaattataaatttagcatttctaaaatttaattatattacttttccATTCGAgaacattgaaaatttaataatactttatctaCAGCTGTGGGCGATCAGAGCCGGACGCAGAGGGATGTGGTAGCGGCGCGAGTGAGAGCGCAGAGGGCGAACGCGACGCCCCGCGGGGCACGGCCGCGCTCGCGCTGCGACTCGACCCCGCGCGAGACCTGCAACGTCTGCACGCTCAGCTCGTTGCACACGTGCACCGTCTCGACGAGCGCTTGCATCGCCCGCCTGGTTCGTTACCACGGATAATCTGTACATTTGCTGAAGTTGATCTAATCTGCATAATATCTATTCTATTCTCAATCTGATAGtgaaaatataactattattattattttagatgataCGAGTCTAGAAGAACGCGAAGCGGAAGCGGTAACTTTACGCGAATTGCAAAAAATTATGTTCGATCTTGAACATCGTCACTGTATATATCGAAGATCGTTAGCGAGAGAAACAAAATATGGAAGCAAGTGAGTGTATTAAATAAACTCTgtaatagatattataaaatatttaaaaatatatatatatatatttaatttttataatgaattttcaGACAAGCTCCAATTGGCGACGATAATTACCTTCACCTCGCAGGAGCCGCAAATAACGTTGACAGTGGTTCCTTTTTCTGGCGACCGTGGCGTGGTGATTCGTCGCCTACAATCGATTTAGATGGCAAAACGCTTCCCCTGCAAACGCCAAACGACATCTGCTCAAGTACTGAGTCGTTAAAACTAGCACGACACGGTGACGAGCGCTCTTCTGGCAAATCGAACAAGTCCACCGGAAGCGGGTATCTCACTATGTCCTGCATCAAACATGAACCGTCCGAGGACAGTGACGCTTCGACTGAAAAGCCAGCAAGACCACCTAAACCCGCGCGCCTATCTCCATCGCGGGCGCCTCTTGTCTCGCCTGTCTTGCCGCTTTGCGAGTACGTCGATGTCGAGCTAAAACCGCCGCTGCGTAGACCCAAGCCTGATCTCACACCTACTAAACGACCGGAACATGACATCTCCAGTCGTTGCAGAGAATACGAACTAATGGCCAACTTTATGAGCCACGCGCATACATCCGACGATGATGCTCCACCCGCTGTGCCTCCTCGTGGAAATACGGCGTCTCGAGTGCGAGTGCAAGCTAAGCCATTAGAAATCGATGTTACGAAATCGGATGAACACGCAACTTTCAGACACGAAATTGTATGTGGATCAACAACGAGTCTTCCTGAAGGTACCAGCTCGGAAGATCGAAGAAATCTTCCGGAAGGCACCGATGTTCGGCCGGCTAGCAAAATTGATACTGTATCAAATGACGATAGCCTTCTTGATGAATTGCAACGAGATACATATTGTGTTTTAAAAGTTTGTGAAGATGAAGTACCAGATTTCGACAAGAGTGATATTAAATCTGAGGAATCTACAGATATAAAAGAAAAGGAAGAATACGGGATGTTTTCAAGAATAAGCTTGCAACGGAAATCAAACCCTATTAAAACACAATCGAGCTCCATAAAGCCTTTAAAAACTTCAAATTCCACGTCAAACGTACAAGACGCTGGATCTCATTCCTCTCGCCCTCTCACCGAAAGACTAACGCCAttcttcttaaagaaaaaaccTAAGCCACCGGAGGATTCACAAGCCTCAAGTAAATGTACGAGAAAAGAGGATAACCTGATCGGAAGGTTGACTCCACGATTTGGGCAGTCTCGTTTGTACAACCGTGGCCAGTCGCTGGAGCTTGCGACGCCAGAGAGTAGGACGAAACGTATCGAGCGTTCGGCGACCACAGTCAACATCCCAACGAGACCTATAAATTCCTCGATCGTGGCAAATCTAAAGTTTCTGACATTGCACCGATACGGAGCGCAAGACGATGTGCAGTGTCACGCGTTTGTGCGCACGGCAGAGCAAGAGGGCAGCGGCGCGGGTGCGGAGGGAGACGAGGAAACGTGGCGTCGTCCTCGCGGGCCGCTGCTCGCCGCCACTAACGACATCAGACTGTAGCACACGCTCGTACTATCTTGCGAGGAAATTATCTCCGTTTATGTTTCTAGTGTTAACTCAAAATGGTGCTGAGCGCGGTGTGCGGTGATGGTGCgattgtaaattatttgaacTATGGTTGtatttattgctatatttttcGAACTTCTTTTCGTCGACCTGATGTATGTGCCTCCTCTAGTTTGTAGTAGTATTTTTTGAACGAGTGTATCGATATGGTCTAATAAATGATATGATAGTGTTAATACTCAAATGGTGCCAAGTATTTTGTGACCCCGCCCTACCGGCGGTTGGACTCTCATTCCTCTAGCACAGTAATACTGcggagttaaatataaatatactaaagaattataatagttatttttttctgtgaTTGGTGTTTAGTACCCAAGATTGAATCTATTGACACAAAGTACCATACTCTACgtatttgtgtattatattttatgtaaattttaatgtagaaaaatagtataaaacatcaaaataaagATTCCTTCCGAGCACCGAttactgtaatataattaattacattttaataaaagctaatattattcgaaataaataaattctcgcGTAGTCAGGAATTAAATAAACAGTATAATTGTGTATATGTGATATATCGTCCTCTCTTAATCTTAGATTAAATCATTAATAGATTTGTATTTTACATTGATTCAACATATATTGAGAAATGAAGTGgttcatataaataatgtaacttcTGGTTTTAAACGACACTGCTCATGAAAAGTCTTGCACGTCAATTTAATGTACttaaaaaattgatattgtTAACTTTGCTGTCATAACTAGAAATCtgttattaattgtattgaaaATGAATATTCTAAATGTTATGATATATAACGGCCTTAGCATTTCAATCATGCCTGCATCAATGGCCTTTGGGAACACCACACTTAATCTGTGATTCACTTTACAAACTCAGctgatattttatagttatgtttattgtacaaaaagttacttttttatttaaaaaaactgcatTTTATTTGACTACGAAAATGTCAATTTTATCagatttaagtttaaatattaacagcAACAAACAAAACGAAAAGTTGTTACAAAATTACATTGTTGTCATatgaatttaaagaaataaataattttaaggtaaaatatgcaatgtacaaattaatatttctttaaaatatattattatgttatttatttcaccTATTTcactttgttaataaaattaaaatataagttcaaatttatttctgtgtttaaatttttcattattaaaagcatttttttcaatatgtgTAACAATAAGCTAGCAGCTACCAGTCTATACTAAACGTGGTTCAAATAAGGGGTTTTCCAATATGATATTTTCTCAAATAATCATAGTGTTATTTAAGGATTgcctgaccgatttcagccacgccAGCCACTCTCAACCAAGAatggccaactgcgcaggacttATCATATTTCACACATGTATGCGCATACGCAAGTGCAATCTCTATCTGTTGTCGgtcgaatataataatatataagagcaACTGCTCTTTTTGGTTGTGTTGTATAGCCTTTCTAAAGGCTGCTAAGGATTACTTCAATTGAATTGAACCTAGTTTCTTGAGATCTGCGGCTTTGACAACTAGCCACAAGGTATTCAAGGAAGTCGTACCtagtatgttaatattatcataacctaTTTTTGGATAATACTATCATCTTACTAACTGTACAGAACAAATTATTCTCTATTGCGTCACACGAATAGTAAGATGAAACTACAGATTCCATACGACAAATAAATTTAGGAGTAGGACCTACGGCTTTACGAGACAACATTTGTACTTTGTATCTGGTGTCTTATAAACTAGCCAACATAATCAACGAGATAACATGATTATAgcattatatatcttttttttctcatgcgcttatttaaatatattatattagctttcaattttcttttacagaagactttaaattaatatgttatttattttgacaaagtTAATAAGTATGTCACTATTAACACTTTTACTGTCAGTTCCGTCTTGTCATCTACCCCAATTTCAAG belongs to Nymphalis io chromosome 2, ilAglIoxx1.1, whole genome shotgun sequence and includes:
- the LOC126776155 gene encoding GTPase-activating protein, whose translation is MKEINSYGFNMADETRKVRVEERLKIKIGEAKNLPARNNGAACQRDIYCVLSLDQEEIFRTSTMERTLNPFFGEEFQFEVPRRFRYLSIYVFDRDKHLKQDKVLGKVAIKREDLQRYNNKDHWFALRPVDADSEVQGKAYIELTLEDSRKRLRMDPKPPDPDANADNFSTKTKANNLTRLSEYCKESMRFGSCSSSTSKKLLSSVSTEPSLALSRSESLKDRAQWAVRTKPPMHAMSEPDASPTPTAADYWSDPERHCAARVGPDTLRLRVLECSELTTKNGQCDPFALVTLLYSNGRRVEKRTKPKKKTVNPQFDEIFCFDLVMEADPKDKDGSQTAGVACEARVSVWHDGATPVFLGEVRLQLRQPAPAPLCAWFFLTSRAGGALSRGATPPGTRLSAAGSATLGSLRLLLQYTVDHVFPLHHYTQLEELFLRSVHQKPITTSAVYILGEIVSSKTDAAQPLVRLFTHHDLIVPIVKELADAEISVLTDATTIFRGNTLVSKMMDEAMRLTGASYLRGVLRPTLAAVLAERRPCEIDPARVKPAAAVAANLANLKDYVERVFAAITSSYAQCPAAMCRLFDALRQCAARHFPANAEVRYSVVSGFIFLRFFAPAILGPRLFDLTTEQIDPQTNRTLTLISKTIQSLGNLVSSRSAQQVCKEEYMAELYRSFCTPRHVQAIKQFLEIISTSSDTQNNNVQETPVLLKEGTMIKRSEGVRGGAGSPRRRWARSAHPHCKRRHFRLTSGELSWSRCGAKGSGAHRLALAGVLSVAPVDCPPAGAPLDANNIFQIVHRERVLFVQASNCVERAEWLRLLSALCRRSPATLHAGYYADSKWTCCGRSEPDAEGCGSGASESAEGERDAPRGTAALALRLDPARDLQRLHAQLVAHVHRLDERLHRPPDDTSLEEREAEAVTLRELQKIMFDLEHRHCIYRRSLARETKYGSKQAPIGDDNYLHLAGAANNVDSGSFFWRPWRGDSSPTIDLDGKTLPLQTPNDICSSTESLKLARHGDERSSGKSNKSTGSGYLTMSCIKHEPSEDSDASTEKPARPPKPARLSPSRAPLVSPVLPLCEYVDVELKPPLRRPKPDLTPTKRPEHDISSRCREYELMANFMSHAHTSDDDAPPAVPPRGNTASRVRVQAKPLEIDVTKSDEHATFRHEIVCGSTTSLPEGTSSEDRRNLPEGTDVRPASKIDTVSNDDSLLDELQRDTYCVLKVCEDEVPDFDKSDIKSEESTDIKEKEEYGMFSRISLQRKSNPIKTQSSSIKPLKTSNSTSNVQDAGSHSSRPLTERLTPFFLKKKPKPPEDSQASSKCTRKEDNLIGRLTPRFGQSRLYNRGQSLELATPESRTKRIERSATTVNIPTRPINSSIVANLKFLTLHRYGAQDDVQCHAFVRTAEQEGSGAGAEGDEETWRRPRGPLLAATNDIRL